The genomic DNA ACCCGAAGGACGCGATGCTCGACCGCCTGACCCATGCCGGCCTCAGCCTGCTCGTGCTGCTCGCGGTCGCGTTCCTGTTCTCGACCAACCGGCGGGCGATCAGTCCCCGCGTGGTCCTCACGGGACTGGCTTTGCAGGTCGGCCTCGGCGCGCTGGTCCTGTTCCTGCCCGCCGGGCAGGCCGCGCTGCGCGCCGCCGCGGACGCGGTCGTGACCGTGCTGTCCTACGGCGACCGCGGCACGGCCTTCCTGTTCGGCGGCCTCGTCGAGCCGAAGATGTTCGAGCTGTTCGGCGGCTCAGGCTTCATCCTGGCGCTGCGGGTCCTGCCGCAGATCCTCTACGTCTCCGCGCTGATCGGCGTGCTCTACCACCTCGGCGTGATGCAGGTGCTCGCCCGCGGGCTCGGCGCCGTGCTCCGGCGGATCCTCGGCACCTCGCCGATCGAGTCGTTCTCGGCGGTGATCACGATCGCCATCGGCCAGAGCGAGATCGCCGTCGCCCTGCGCCCGTTCCTCGCCCTGCTGACCGGCGCCGAGCTGTTCGCCGTCATGTCGAGCGGCGCCGCGTCGACGGCGGGCTCGATCCTAGCCGGCTACGCGGCGCTCGGCGTGCCCATGACCTACCTGCTCGCGGCCTCCGTGATGGCGATCCCGGGGGGCCTCGTCTACGCCAAGATCCTGATGCCCTCGACGGAGCCGACCCGGATCGCCACCACCCGGGTGGAGTTCGGCGAGACGCGGGCGGCCAACATCATCGAGGCGGCGGCCGACGGCACTCAGAAGGGGCTCGCGGTGGCGGTCTCGGTGGGGGCCATGCTGATCGCCTTCGTCGGGCTGATCGCGCTGGCGGACGGCCTGTTCGGCACCCTCGGCGGCTGGATCGGCTACCCGTCCGCCTCGTTCGAGGGCGTGCTCGGCTGGGCGCTCGCCCCGCTGGCGTGGCTGCTCGGCGTGCCCTGGGACCAGGCGACCCTGGTCGGCGGGGCGATCGGCCAGAAGCTCGCCTTCAACGAGTTCCTGGCCTACGCCAACCTGTCGCCGGTCCTGAAAGCCGGAACCCTCGAGCCGCGGGCGCAGGCCATCGTCTGCTTCGCCCTGTGCGGCTTCGCGAATCTCGCGTCGATCGCGATCCAGCTCGCGAGCTTCTCCAGCCTGGTCCCGGAGCGGCGCTCGGAGGTCGCCCGGTACGGCCTGCGGGCCATCCTCGCGGGGACGCTGTCGAACCTCACGAGCGCGGCGATCGCGGGGCTGTTCGTGGCGTGACGGGTCAGGCCGCCTTGCGCGCCGCGAGCAGCAGCGCGTTCGGGCGGGTCCGCTTCGGCACCGGCAGGACGCGGTCGAGGACGGCGCCGACGCCGTACGCGAAGGCGAGCGCCGCCGCCCAGGACCATGTCCGCCGGAAGAAGCGGTCGCGGCAGCGGACGGGGCTGACCTTGGCCATCCAGTGGATCAGCGAATCGTGCCGGTCCATGCCGATGGCGTGGACGGCCTCGGGCGTGCAGCCGAGCGTCCCGGCCAGCGCCTCCAGGGCTCTGGGCGTCCACCACGTCAGGTGGTGGGGCGGCGCGTTGATGACGAAATTCGGGACCGTGGTGTTGGGCGAGGGCCATAGCGGCGTGCCGATCAGGACCACGCCACCCGGCTTGACGCAGGCCGCGAGCGCCCGGGCGAAACCCAGCGGGTCCGCCACGTGCTCGATCACCTGGAACGCGCAGGCGACGTCGTAGACCGGCCCGACGCGCGCCGCGTGCGCCTCCACGGTCTCGTCGAGGATCGCGCCGGTCGGGTCCTCGGCGGAGAAGTTCGGATCGAGGCCGGTATAGGTGGCGTCCGGCACGTAGGCGCGGAACCCGCCGTGTCCGCAGCCGACATCGAGCACCCGGGCTCCGGACGGGACGTGCGCGGCGGCCTGGCGGAATTCCAGGCGCTCCGTCTCCGGGCCAGCGAGCTTATCGTGCGCGGCGATCCGGCCGTAAAACGCCCGGTAGAAGGCCGCGTCGCCGGCCACCGGCGGATCGAAGAAGATCAGTCCCGTAGGAGATTCCCAGAGCCGGAACGTGCCGGCGGGGCGGAGCAGCGGCCCGACATCGACGCGGCCGGAATAGTGCCAGAGGAGCGTCAGGAAGCCGGCGTCCAGGCGCTCGACGCAGCGCAGAGCGGGGGCACCGGTGATCGGGCAGGGGGGGATCGACCGATCGGCCGTGTGCGCGCTGTCCGCCAAACTGGTCCTCGCTCGCTCCGCAGGCCCGGCTGGTCCGGGGCGCCGCAGCGGCACAGGTTTGGTGCGGCCCGTCAAGCCGAGGCGCGGCTCGTGTCGAGCGCGCAAAGAAAAAGGCGCCGCTTCGAATGAAGCAGCGCCCGGAAACGTCAGAGCGACGTCTTAGTGGAAGGTGTCGATCTCAGCGGACTCGTAGCTGGTGACTTCCATGCCGACGCAGATCTCGGAGACGACGGGGGCGGACCAAGCCATGATTTCCTCCAGGTAAGTTGATGCGATGGATAGAGAGGCCACGAAGGCCGGAGCGAATCGCGCTCCGGACCGCGCGCGACTTAGTTGAACGTGTCGATCTCGGCGGACTCGTAGCTGGTGACTTCCATGCCGACGCAGATCTCGGACACGATCGGGGCAGACCAAGCCATGGCGTTTCTCCTCGCTGTTGCTGCGATCCATATAGGCAATATCTTGGACGCAATACAAGCGAGCACAACACTTATATTTCTCATAGGGAGCCTGGCCGTGGGCGGCGCGGGGTCGTTCCGTGGCCGCGCGGCCACCCGCCGGAGCCCTGTTCGGCATCGGCTGCGGATGGGCGCGGTTTCGGCTTGACGGGCCCCGCGCCCGGGCGCACGACGCACCCGCGCGACGGTGTCCCCGACGGTGTCGCGCTCCCATTCCAGCAGCGACCCGCGAAGCGACGTGCCCGACCGATCGTGCCTGCCGTGCCCGGCCCCGTGCCGTCGTTCCGCCTGAGCCGCTGAGAGGCCCGGCCGCGGGGCGACCGACGCGGCGGCCGGCCACGGCCCAAACCCAGGATGACCGGCGCCGCGTCGCCTCGTAACCCACGAGGCGAGGCCATGAACGAGATCGCCCCCTTCGATACGCGCGTCGATCCCTCCGTGCTGGCCGCCCGCCTGTCGGACGAACGGGCGCCCGACATCGTCGAGGCCCTGAACGA from Methylobacterium oryzae includes the following:
- a CDS encoding NupC/NupG family nucleoside CNT transporter, with product MLDRLTHAGLSLLVLLAVAFLFSTNRRAISPRVVLTGLALQVGLGALVLFLPAGQAALRAAADAVVTVLSYGDRGTAFLFGGLVEPKMFELFGGSGFILALRVLPQILYVSALIGVLYHLGVMQVLARGLGAVLRRILGTSPIESFSAVITIAIGQSEIAVALRPFLALLTGAELFAVMSSGAASTAGSILAGYAALGVPMTYLLAASVMAIPGGLVYAKILMPSTEPTRIATTRVEFGETRAANIIEAAADGTQKGLAVAVSVGAMLIAFVGLIALADGLFGTLGGWIGYPSASFEGVLGWALAPLAWLLGVPWDQATLVGGAIGQKLAFNEFLAYANLSPVLKAGTLEPRAQAIVCFALCGFANLASIAIQLASFSSLVPERRSEVARYGLRAILAGTLSNLTSAAIAGLFVA
- the pqqA gene encoding pyrroloquinoline quinone precursor peptide PqqA, encoding MAWSAPIVSEICVGMEVTSYESAEIDTFN
- the pqqA gene encoding pyrroloquinoline quinone precursor peptide PqqA, which gives rise to MAWSAPVVSEICVGMEVTSYESAEIDTFH
- a CDS encoding class I SAM-dependent methyltransferase, with product MADSAHTADRSIPPCPITGAPALRCVERLDAGFLTLLWHYSGRVDVGPLLRPAGTFRLWESPTGLIFFDPPVAGDAAFYRAFYGRIAAHDKLAGPETERLEFRQAAAHVPSGARVLDVGCGHGGFRAYVPDATYTGLDPNFSAEDPTGAILDETVEAHAARVGPVYDVACAFQVIEHVADPLGFARALAACVKPGGVVLIGTPLWPSPNTTVPNFVINAPPHHLTWWTPRALEALAGTLGCTPEAVHAIGMDRHDSLIHWMAKVSPVRCRDRFFRRTWSWAAALAFAYGVGAVLDRVLPVPKRTRPNALLLAARKAA